A section of the Mesorhizobium loti genome encodes:
- the ftsY gene encoding signal recognition particle-docking protein FtsY codes for MAGFFKKIFSFGKKEVVEERVDETAPLPPIKWDQLDSLKPAAEQVVPEFLKRDEPRPEPLPPLDGEGRHEVAGRGDGADASASHPHPQASLGTSPVEREVKDTLEPVAAPSQEPVPVEEPQPEPTPTIPPEPQPTVPPEPEPLPEPEPEEEPAPETPVEPPAPQEIPLPPDTPQPTPEPQPQEVPAPAPAEPEIAPPRPERQPEPAPIEVPAPPAEVPAETPAPVEVPSPASPPTQPTSEAGAAPHPPAGTFSPYRDREKNADRDASAHLTDIEEEASTLTPPSPRTSRGEGKGEGQRQPADDVTPATEAAPTIPAPPVEIAPPIRLPAPETQPVIAEIAPEPRPVPQPAPEPKPAPGKVTVAKKVEQKAEPQKAPEAAPRRSWFQRMRDGLARSSRELTGNIAGVFTRRKLDEDTLQDLEDVLIRADLGMETALRITDALAASRYGKDVSDTDVRTVMAAEVEKVLTPVARPLELDLSHKPHVILVVGVNGTGKTTTIGKLAAKLTDGGLSVMLAAGDTFRAAAIEQLKIWGERTKSPVIASKLGADAAGLAYDAFEKAREAGSDVLIIDTAGRLQNKTELMAELEKIVRVLGKLDPEAPHTVLQTVDATTGQNALNQVEIFRNIAGVNGLVMTKLDGTARGGILVAIAAKHKLPVYFIGVGEQVDDLEPFSASEFARAIAGVA; via the coding sequence ATGGCTGGTTTTTTCAAGAAGATATTTTCGTTCGGCAAGAAAGAGGTTGTCGAGGAGCGCGTTGACGAGACCGCCCCGCTGCCGCCGATCAAATGGGACCAGCTCGATTCGCTGAAGCCGGCGGCCGAACAGGTCGTTCCGGAGTTCTTGAAGCGCGACGAGCCGCGGCCTGAGCCCCTCCCTCCCCTTGATGGGGAGGGTCGCCACGAAGTGGCGGGGAGGGGTGATGGCGCCGACGCCAGCGCCAGTCACCCCCACCCCCAAGCTTCGCTTGGGACCTCCCCCGTCGAGAGGGAGGTAAAGGACACGCTCGAACCGGTTGCGGCTCCTTCGCAGGAACCAGTGCCTGTCGAGGAACCGCAACCCGAGCCCACTCCGACCATCCCGCCGGAGCCTCAGCCGACCGTTCCGCCCGAGCCGGAACCGCTGCCGGAACCCGAGCCGGAAGAAGAACCCGCGCCTGAAACGCCTGTGGAGCCGCCGGCGCCCCAGGAAATTCCGCTTCCCCCGGACACTCCGCAGCCCACGCCCGAACCGCAGCCGCAAGAAGTCCCCGCTCCCGCGCCAGCCGAGCCGGAGATTGCGCCGCCGCGCCCGGAAAGGCAGCCCGAACCGGCGCCGATAGAAGTGCCGGCGCCGCCTGCCGAGGTTCCAGCCGAGACGCCCGCACCCGTCGAAGTGCCCTCACCGGCCTCGCCTCCCACGCAGCCGACTTCAGAGGCAGGCGCCGCCCCTCATCCGCCTGCCGGCACCTTCTCCCCGTATAGAGACAGGGAGAAGAACGCTGATCGTGACGCCAGCGCCCATCTTACTGACATCGAAGAAGAAGCCTCGACACTGACGCCCCCCTCTCCCCGTACTTCACGGGGAGAGGGTAAGGGTGAGGGGCAGCGCCAGCCTGCGGATGACGTGACGCCAGCCACCGAAGCCGCGCCTACGATTCCGGCGCCACCGGTGGAGATCGCACCGCCCATCCGCCTGCCCGCGCCGGAGACGCAGCCTGTCATTGCCGAGATCGCGCCCGAGCCGCGGCCCGTCCCCCAGCCGGCGCCCGAGCCGAAACCCGCTCCCGGCAAGGTGACCGTCGCCAAGAAGGTCGAGCAGAAGGCCGAGCCGCAAAAAGCGCCGGAGGCGGCGCCGAGGCGGTCGTGGTTCCAGCGCATGCGGGATGGGCTTGCCCGGTCCTCGCGCGAACTCACCGGCAACATTGCGGGCGTCTTCACCAGGCGTAAGCTGGACGAAGACACGCTGCAGGACCTGGAGGACGTGCTGATCCGCGCCGACCTCGGCATGGAAACCGCGCTTCGTATCACCGACGCGCTGGCCGCCAGCCGCTACGGCAAGGATGTCTCCGACACGGACGTACGCACCGTCATGGCCGCCGAGGTGGAGAAGGTGCTGACCCCTGTCGCCCGGCCACTGGAGCTCGACCTCTCGCACAAGCCGCATGTCATCCTGGTGGTCGGCGTCAACGGCACCGGCAAGACCACCACCATAGGCAAGCTCGCGGCAAAACTGACCGATGGCGGCCTGTCGGTGATGCTGGCGGCCGGCGACACGTTCCGCGCCGCGGCCATCGAGCAGCTGAAGATCTGGGGCGAGCGCACGAAATCGCCCGTCATCGCCTCCAAGCTCGGCGCCGATGCGGCCGGCCTCGCCTATGACGCCTTCGAGAAGGCCAGGGAAGCCGGCTCCGACGTGCTGATCATCGACACCGCCGGCCGCCTGCAGAACAAGACCGAACTGATGGCGGAACTGGAAAAGATCGTGCGCGTGCTGGGCAAGCTCGATCCGGAAGCGCCGCACACCGTGCTGCAGACGGTCGACGCCACCACCGGCCAGAACGCGCTCAACCAGGTCGAGATCTTCCGCAACATCGCCGGCGTCAACGGCCTGGTGATGACCAAGCTGGACGGCACGGCGCGCGGCGGTATTCTGGTGGCGATCGCGGCAAAGCACAAATTGCCTGTCTATTTCATCGGCGTCGGCGAACAGGTCGACGACCTCGAGCCTTTCTCGGCAAG
- the mtaB gene encoding tRNA (N(6)-L-threonylcarbamoyladenosine(37)-C(2))-methylthiotransferase MtaB: MSVALSRSPDGDGSLSEAPSRIDVVTFGCRLNTYESEVMRREAESAGLGALGGGAVIFNTCAVTGEAVRQARQAIRKARRDNPRARIIVTGCAAQTEPEKFAAMDEVDLVLGNEEKLKAHSYRALPDFGVNDTEKARVNDIFSVRETAGHMVDAIEGRARAFVQVQNGCDHRCTFCIIPYGRGNSRSVPMGAVVEQVKRLAGNGYAEIVLTGVDMTSFGADLPGSPKLGRLVKTILRQVPDVKRLRLSSIDSIEADDELLEAIATEHRLMPHLHLSLQSGDDMILKRMKRRHLRDQSIRFCEDVRKLRPAIVFGADIIAGFPTETDAMFENSMKIVEECGLTHLHVFPFSPREGTPAARMPQLRREVVKQRAARLRAAGEAAYRRHLSSLPGTRQSILIERDGLGRTEGFTLAALDTGAPGEIVEATITGHDGIRLNAAPLAARAA; the protein is encoded by the coding sequence ATGTCGGTTGCTCTGTCCAGGAGCCCTGATGGCGACGGCTCCCTTTCCGAGGCTCCCAGCCGCATTGATGTGGTGACCTTCGGCTGCCGGCTGAACACCTATGAATCCGAAGTGATGCGGCGCGAGGCCGAGAGCGCCGGTCTTGGCGCGCTGGGCGGTGGCGCCGTCATCTTCAACACCTGTGCCGTCACCGGCGAGGCGGTGCGCCAGGCCAGACAGGCGATCCGCAAGGCGCGCCGTGACAACCCGCGGGCACGCATCATCGTCACCGGCTGCGCCGCGCAGACCGAGCCGGAAAAATTCGCGGCCATGGACGAGGTCGATCTCGTGCTTGGCAATGAAGAGAAGCTCAAGGCGCATTCCTATCGCGCGCTGCCGGATTTCGGCGTCAACGACACCGAGAAGGCCCGCGTCAACGACATATTCTCCGTGCGCGAGACCGCCGGCCATATGGTCGACGCCATCGAGGGCCGCGCCCGCGCCTTCGTCCAGGTGCAGAATGGCTGCGACCATCGCTGCACCTTCTGCATCATTCCTTACGGCCGCGGCAATTCGCGCTCGGTGCCGATGGGCGCGGTGGTCGAACAGGTCAAGCGGCTCGCCGGCAACGGCTATGCCGAGATCGTGCTGACCGGTGTCGACATGACCAGCTTCGGCGCCGACCTGCCGGGCTCGCCCAAGCTTGGCAGACTGGTGAAGACCATCCTCAGGCAGGTGCCCGACGTGAAGCGGCTCAGGCTGTCATCGATCGATTCGATCGAGGCCGACGACGAATTGCTCGAAGCCATCGCCACCGAACACAGGCTGATGCCGCATCTGCATCTGTCGCTGCAGTCCGGCGACGACATGATCCTGAAGCGCATGAAGCGCAGGCATCTGCGCGACCAGTCGATCCGTTTCTGCGAGGATGTGCGCAAATTGCGCCCCGCGATTGTCTTCGGCGCCGACATTATCGCCGGCTTCCCGACCGAGACCGACGCCATGTTCGAGAACTCGATGAAAATCGTCGAGGAGTGCGGCCTGACCCACCTTCACGTCTTCCCGTTCAGCCCGCGCGAAGGCACGCCCGCCGCACGCATGCCGCAGCTGCGCCGCGAGGTGGTCAAGCAGCGCGCCGCACGGCTGCGCGCCGCCGGTGAAGCCGCGTATCGGCGCCATCTGTCCTCGCTGCCCGGAACGCGTCAGTCGATCCTGATCGAACGTGACGGCCTCGGCCGCACCGAAGGCTTCACGCTTGCCGCACTCGACACCGGCGCGCCGGGCGAGATCGTCGAAGCGACAATTACTGGCCACGATGGTATCAGGCTGAACGCAGCCCCGCTTGCCGCACGCGCCGCCTGA
- the dapF gene encoding diaminopimelate epimerase, which produces MAGTAPFAKMNGIGNEIIVADMRGRADQVTAAAALALNADAATRFDQIMAIHDAKTPGTAYYVDILNSDGTSAQACGNGMRCVVQALAAETGQKTFTFETRAGILNAREHADGTISVDMGMPRFGWQEIPLAEEFRDTRMIELQIGPIDAPVLHSPSAVSMGNPHAIFWVDHDVWSYELDRFGPLLENHPIFPERANITIAQVTSPESMIIRTWERGAGLTKACGSAACAAVVAAARTRRTGRSVSLLTPGGGTLHVEWRDDDHVILTGAAEWEFSGSFDPSTGTWARDTESAA; this is translated from the coding sequence ATGGCAGGCACCGCCCCCTTCGCCAAGATGAACGGCATCGGCAACGAGATCATCGTCGCCGACATGCGCGGCCGTGCCGATCAGGTGACGGCGGCGGCCGCCCTTGCGCTGAACGCCGATGCCGCGACCCGCTTCGACCAGATCATGGCGATCCATGACGCCAAGACACCGGGCACGGCCTACTATGTCGACATCCTGAATTCGGACGGCACCAGCGCGCAGGCCTGCGGCAACGGCATGCGCTGCGTCGTCCAGGCGCTTGCCGCCGAGACCGGCCAGAAGACCTTCACCTTCGAGACCCGCGCCGGCATCCTCAACGCCAGGGAACATGCCGACGGCACGATCTCGGTCGACATGGGCATGCCGCGTTTCGGCTGGCAGGAGATTCCGCTCGCCGAGGAGTTCCGCGACACCCGCATGATCGAATTGCAGATCGGCCCGATCGACGCGCCCGTGCTGCATTCGCCTTCGGCCGTCTCGATGGGCAATCCGCACGCCATCTTCTGGGTCGACCACGACGTCTGGTCCTATGAGCTCGACCGCTTCGGCCCGCTGCTCGAAAACCACCCGATCTTCCCCGAGCGCGCCAACATCACCATTGCCCAGGTCACGTCTCCCGAGAGCATGATCATCCGTACCTGGGAACGCGGCGCCGGCCTGACCAAGGCCTGCGGCTCGGCGGCCTGCGCCGCCGTGGTGGCGGCAGCGCGCACCAGGCGGACCGGACGCAGCGTCAGCCTGTTGACCCCCGGCGGCGGCACGCTGCATGTCGAATGGCGCGATGACGACCACGTCATCCTGACGGGTGCGGCCGAATGGGAATTTTCCGGCAGTTTCGATCCCTCGACCGGCACCTGGGCCCGTGATACCGAAAGCGCGGCCTGA
- a CDS encoding VOC family protein, whose translation MALKRMDNVGIVVEDLAATIDFFLELGLELEGRATIEGEWAGRVTGLGDQHVEVAMMRTPDGHSRLELSRFLRPIVVADHRTAPVNALGYLRAMFTVDNVDDTFERLRRRGAELVGEVVQYKDVYRLCYIRGPEGLLIGLAQELG comes from the coding sequence ATGGCGCTCAAACGGATGGACAACGTGGGAATCGTCGTCGAAGATCTCGCAGCGACGATCGATTTCTTTCTCGAACTCGGCCTCGAACTCGAAGGGCGGGCCACGATCGAGGGAGAATGGGCCGGACGTGTCACTGGACTGGGCGATCAGCACGTCGAGGTCGCCATGATGCGCACACCGGACGGCCACAGCCGGCTTGAGCTCTCTCGCTTCCTCAGGCCGATTGTCGTCGCGGATCACCGGACAGCGCCAGTCAACGCGCTGGGCTACCTTCGCGCCATGTTCACCGTGGACAATGTCGACGATACGTTTGAAAGGCTCCGCAGGCGCGGCGCTGAACTCGTGGGCGAAGTCGTCCAGTACAAAGACGTGTATCGGCTCTGCTACATCCGTGGGCCTGAAGGGCTTCTCATCGGACTTGCCCAAGAACTCGGTTGA
- a CDS encoding DUF1328 family protein codes for MIKWIIILLIIAAAASLLGMPALAGAAATGARILIGIVLVIFLLVVLGIFAVT; via the coding sequence ATGATCAAATGGATCATCATTCTCCTGATCATCGCCGCGGCGGCGAGCCTGCTCGGCATGCCGGCGCTGGCCGGAGCCGCCGCTACAGGCGCGCGCATCCTCATCGGCATCGTTCTCGTCATCTTCCTGCTGGTGGTGCTTGGCATCTTCGCGGTGACGTAA
- a CDS encoding MBL fold metallo-hydrolase, whose amino-acid sequence MAARKKAANRYYSGPPSDHFDGTLFFNPGGRMPGRFVDLLKWQFNGQRAKWPTTSASPFPQARPAAKVEGAELTVTMVGHSTLLIQTAGLNILTDPVWSQRTSPFSFAGPRRVNPPGIAFADLPPIDLVLVSHNHYDHLDLATLKQLKASHHPLVVTPLGNDVLIGEAVPGMRLSAYDWGDRVDLGDGVFVHIEPAHHWSARGARDRRMALWAGFVIETPGGNIYFAGDTGFHDGINYRLMAAKHGGFRFAILPIGAYEPRWFMAPQHQNPEEAVQGMKLCDAVFAAGCHWGTFQLTDEPMDEPVRKLAEALDAEDIPRERFRALRPGEIWRVP is encoded by the coding sequence TTGGCCGCGAGAAAGAAAGCCGCCAACCGCTATTACAGCGGTCCGCCCAGCGACCATTTCGATGGCACCTTGTTCTTCAACCCGGGCGGCCGGATGCCCGGCCGCTTCGTGGATCTGCTGAAATGGCAGTTCAACGGCCAGCGCGCGAAATGGCCCACGACCAGTGCGAGCCCATTTCCACAGGCAAGGCCAGCCGCGAAGGTCGAGGGGGCCGAGCTCACGGTGACCATGGTCGGGCACTCCACCCTGCTGATCCAGACCGCCGGGCTGAACATCCTCACCGATCCGGTCTGGTCGCAACGCACTTCGCCGTTTTCCTTCGCCGGGCCACGACGCGTCAATCCGCCGGGCATCGCCTTCGCCGACTTGCCGCCGATAGACCTCGTCCTGGTCAGCCACAATCACTACGACCATCTCGACCTCGCCACGCTGAAGCAGCTCAAGGCCAGCCATCATCCGCTGGTGGTCACCCCGCTCGGCAACGACGTCCTCATCGGCGAGGCGGTTCCCGGCATGCGTCTTTCGGCATATGACTGGGGTGACAGGGTCGATCTCGGTGACGGCGTCTTCGTCCACATCGAGCCGGCGCATCACTGGTCGGCGCGCGGCGCGCGTGACCGGCGCATGGCATTGTGGGCCGGCTTCGTCATCGAGACGCCAGGCGGCAATATCTACTTCGCCGGCGACACCGGCTTCCACGACGGCATCAACTACCGGCTGATGGCGGCCAAACATGGCGGTTTCCGTTTCGCCATCCTGCCGATCGGCGCCTACGAGCCGCGCTGGTTCATGGCGCCGCAGCACCAGAACCCGGAGGAAGCGGTGCAAGGCATGAAGCTGTGCGATGCCGTCTTCGCCGCCGGTTGCCACTGGGGCACCTTCCAGCTCACCGACGAGCCGATGGACGAGCCGGTCCGCAAACTTGCCGAAGCGCTTGACGCCGAGGACATCCCACGGGAGCGCTTTCGAGCCCTGCGGCCTGGTGAAATCTGGAGAGTGCCTTGA
- a CDS encoding protease inhibitor Inh/omp19 family protein, protein MNFSKSGLVAVSLAALVASGCSTSRFSSMDDQQPAPLQPAPAGQVTSNQLPPPASPGATDPSRFPTAPANTQVASLPPDGSAPAGASDLSAASVAGVWNASVSGQSCKIATPQTKFGAGFRAGPLHCPAPIDGIKSWNVAGKQLTLYDDNGGSLARLYSSGGSKFDGQTSSGQPISLTR, encoded by the coding sequence ATGAATTTTTCGAAAAGCGGTCTGGTGGCCGTATCGCTGGCGGCGCTCGTTGCGAGTGGTTGCTCAACCTCACGGTTCTCGTCGATGGACGACCAGCAGCCGGCACCATTGCAGCCGGCGCCGGCCGGCCAGGTGACCTCCAATCAGCTGCCGCCGCCGGCCTCGCCCGGCGCCACCGACCCGTCGCGGTTCCCGACCGCTCCGGCGAATACGCAGGTCGCGTCCTTGCCGCCGGACGGCTCGGCACCCGCCGGTGCCTCGGATCTCAGCGCGGCAAGCGTCGCCGGCGTCTGGAACGCCAGCGTTTCCGGCCAGAGCTGCAAGATCGCGACGCCGCAGACCAAGTTCGGCGCCGGCTTCCGCGCCGGGCCGCTGCACTGCCCGGCGCCGATCGATGGCATCAAGTCGTGGAATGTCGCCGGCAAGCAACTGACGCTTTATGATGACAATGGCGGATCGCTGGCGCGGCTCTATTCCTCGGGCGGCTCGAAATTCGACGGCCAGACTTCCAGCGGGCAGCCGATTTCGCTTACAAGATAA
- the zapE gene encoding cell division protein ZapE, producing the protein MHLRDGLQTHATVRQRYHHLVETGAIESDPAQERIAAALDRLTSEISAKRLAHKSSALGWLFARKRETREIVKGLYIHGGVGRGKTMLMDMFFELLPVRRKRRVHFNDFMADVQDRIQRHRQARKNGDVKEDDPIPPVAKALAEQAWVLCFDEFSVTDIADAMILSRLFSALFANGVVLIATSNVAPEDLYRDGLNRQLFLPFIGILERHAQVLSLDSDKDYRLEKLARTPVYVTPADAEADRALDEAWRTMTRGAPTAATSLTLKGRQVVVPAAAGDAARFAFADLCEKPLGARDFLAIAGRFSTVFIDHVPVLGEGKRNEAKRFILLIDTLYDHHVRLVVSAEAPPQELYVAKRGVEVFEFERTASRLIEMQSRDWLEDWAERRKEKAAPEASRAQA; encoded by the coding sequence ATGCATCTGCGTGACGGCCTCCAGACCCATGCGACCGTCAGGCAGCGCTACCACCATCTGGTGGAAACCGGCGCGATCGAGAGCGATCCGGCGCAGGAGCGCATCGCCGCCGCGCTCGACCGGCTGACATCGGAAATCTCGGCAAAACGGCTGGCGCACAAATCCAGTGCGCTGGGCTGGCTGTTTGCCCGCAAGCGCGAGACGCGGGAAATCGTCAAGGGCCTCTACATCCATGGCGGTGTCGGCCGCGGCAAGACGATGCTGATGGACATGTTCTTCGAGCTGCTGCCGGTCCGGCGCAAGCGCCGCGTCCACTTCAACGACTTCATGGCCGACGTGCAGGACCGCATCCAGAGGCACCGGCAGGCGCGCAAGAATGGCGACGTCAAGGAAGACGATCCGATCCCACCCGTGGCAAAAGCCCTGGCCGAGCAGGCCTGGGTGCTGTGCTTCGACGAGTTTTCGGTCACCGACATCGCCGATGCGATGATCCTGTCCAGGCTGTTTTCGGCGCTGTTCGCCAATGGCGTGGTGCTGATCGCCACCTCGAACGTGGCGCCGGAGGATCTTTACCGCGACGGGCTCAACCGCCAGCTGTTCCTGCCGTTCATCGGCATACTGGAACGGCACGCGCAGGTGCTGTCGCTCGACAGCGACAAGGATTACCGGCTGGAAAAGCTCGCCCGGACGCCGGTCTATGTCACGCCGGCCGACGCGGAAGCCGACCGCGCGCTCGACGAGGCCTGGCGGACGATGACGCGCGGCGCGCCGACAGCCGCGACTTCGCTGACGCTGAAGGGCCGGCAGGTCGTGGTGCCGGCCGCTGCCGGCGACGCGGCGCGGTTTGCCTTCGCCGATCTCTGCGAGAAACCCCTCGGCGCGCGCGATTTCCTGGCGATCGCAGGACGCTTCTCGACGGTCTTCATCGATCACGTTCCGGTTCTGGGCGAGGGCAAGCGCAACGAGGCCAAGCGCTTCATCCTGTTGATCGACACGCTCTACGACCACCATGTGCGCCTGGTGGTGAGCGCCGAGGCGCCGCCGCAAGAGCTCTATGTGGCCAAGCGCGGCGTCGAGGTGTTCGAGTTCGAGCGCACCGCGTCACGCCTGATCGAGATGCAGAGTCGCGACTGGCTGGAAGACTGGGCGGAGCGGCGCAAAGAGAAGGCTGCCCCGGAAGCGTCGCGCGCGCAGGCGTGA
- the mdh gene encoding malate dehydrogenase: protein MARNKIALIGSGMIGGTLAHMIGLKDLGDVVLFDIAEGIPQGKGLDIAQSSPVDGFDSRLTGVNDYAGIEGADVCIVTAGVPRKPGMSRDDLLGINLKVMEQVGAGLKKYAPKAFVICITNPLDAMVWALQKFSGLPKTHVVGMAGVLDSARFRYFLAEEFKVSVEDVTAFVLGGHGDSMVPMIRYSTVSGIPLPDLVKMGWTSKEKLDQIVQRTRDGGAEIVGLLKTGSAYYAPAASAIQMAEAYLKDKKRVLPCAAHLSGQYGVKGTYVGVPVVIGAGGVERIIEIDLNKAEQKMFESSVATVQGLTEACVKIAPQLASK from the coding sequence ATGGCACGCAACAAGATAGCGCTTATCGGCTCGGGCATGATCGGCGGCACGCTCGCCCACATGATCGGCCTCAAGGACCTCGGAGACGTGGTGCTGTTCGATATTGCCGAGGGCATCCCGCAAGGCAAGGGGCTCGATATCGCGCAGTCGTCGCCGGTCGATGGTTTTGACTCCCGGCTGACCGGCGTCAACGATTATGCCGGCATCGAGGGCGCGGATGTCTGCATCGTCACCGCGGGCGTGCCGCGCAAGCCGGGCATGAGTCGCGACGACCTGCTGGGCATCAACCTCAAGGTCATGGAACAGGTCGGCGCCGGTCTCAAGAAATACGCGCCGAAGGCCTTCGTCATCTGCATCACCAACCCGCTCGATGCCATGGTGTGGGCGCTGCAGAAGTTTTCGGGCCTGCCCAAGACCCATGTCGTGGGCATGGCCGGCGTGCTCGACAGCGCGCGCTTCCGCTACTTCCTGGCCGAGGAGTTCAAGGTCTCGGTCGAGGACGTCACCGCTTTCGTGCTCGGCGGCCACGGCGATTCCATGGTGCCGATGATCCGCTATTCGACGGTCTCGGGCATTCCGCTGCCCGACCTCGTCAAGATGGGCTGGACCTCGAAGGAGAAGCTCGACCAGATCGTGCAGCGCACCCGTGACGGCGGCGCCGAGATCGTCGGCCTGCTCAAGACCGGCTCGGCCTATTACGCGCCGGCCGCCTCGGCGATCCAGATGGCCGAGGCCTATCTCAAGGACAAGAAGCGCGTGCTGCCTTGCGCGGCGCACCTCTCCGGCCAGTATGGCGTCAAGGGCACCTATGTCGGCGTGCCCGTGGTGATCGGCGCCGGCGGCGTCGAGCGCATCATCGAGATCGACCTCAACAAGGCCGAGCAGAAGATGTTCGAAAGCTCGGTGGCGACGGTGCAGGGCCTGACCGAGGCCTGCGTCAAGATCGCGCCGCAGCTCGCCTCGAAGTGA
- the sucC gene encoding ADP-forming succinate--CoA ligase subunit beta has protein sequence MNIHEYQGKALLKSFGAPVAEGVPVFKASEAEAAAQALPGPLYVVKSQIHAGGRGKGKFKELSPDAKGGVRLAKSVADVVANANEMLGHTLVTKQTGPAGKQVNRLYIEDGADIERELYLSILVDRSVGRIAFVVSTEGGMDIEAVAHDTPEKIITVAIDPEKGVTADDVKKLNAALKLDGDAAKDGDMLFPILYKAFVEKDMSLLEVNPLIVMKNGRLRVLDAKVSFDNNALFRHPDVLALRDTTEEDEKEIEASKYDLAYVALDGNIGCMVNGAGLAMATMDIIKLYGAEPANFLDVGGGASKEKVTAAFKIITKDPAVKGILINIFGGIMKCDIIAEGVIAAVKEVGLKVPLVVRLEGTNAELGKKIINDSGLNVVSADDLDDAAKKIVAAVKG, from the coding sequence ATGAACATCCATGAATATCAGGGCAAGGCGCTGCTGAAGAGCTTTGGCGCGCCGGTGGCCGAAGGCGTGCCGGTGTTCAAGGCAAGCGAGGCGGAAGCCGCGGCACAAGCGCTTCCCGGTCCGCTCTATGTGGTGAAGAGCCAGATCCATGCCGGCGGCCGCGGCAAGGGCAAGTTCAAGGAACTGTCGCCCGACGCCAAGGGCGGCGTGCGGCTGGCGAAGTCGGTCGCCGATGTCGTCGCCAACGCCAACGAGATGCTCGGCCACACGCTGGTGACCAAGCAGACCGGTCCGGCCGGCAAGCAGGTCAACCGCCTCTATATCGAGGACGGCGCCGACATCGAGCGCGAGCTTTATCTGTCGATCCTGGTCGACCGTTCGGTCGGCCGCATCGCCTTCGTCGTCTCGACCGAAGGCGGCATGGACATCGAGGCGGTCGCCCATGACACTCCGGAAAAGATCATCACCGTTGCCATCGACCCGGAAAAGGGCGTCACGGCCGATGATGTGAAGAAGCTCAACGCGGCCCTCAAGCTCGACGGCGACGCGGCCAAGGACGGCGATATGCTGTTCCCGATCCTCTACAAGGCCTTTGTCGAGAAGGACATGAGCCTGCTCGAGGTCAACCCGCTGATCGTCATGAAGAATGGCCGGCTGCGCGTGCTCGACGCCAAGGTGTCGTTCGACAACAATGCGCTGTTCCGCCACCCGGACGTGCTCGCACTGCGCGACACCACCGAAGAGGACGAGAAGGAAATCGAGGCGTCGAAATACGACCTCGCCTATGTCGCGCTCGACGGCAATATCGGCTGCATGGTCAACGGCGCCGGCCTTGCCATGGCGACGATGGACATCATCAAGCTCTATGGCGCCGAACCCGCCAACTTCCTCGATGTCGGCGGCGGCGCGTCCAAGGAGAAGGTGACGGCTGCGTTCAAGATCATCACCAAGGACCCGGCGGTCAAAGGCATACTGATCAACATCTTCGGCGGCATCATGAAGTGCGACATCATCGCCGAGGGCGTGATCGCCGCGGTCAAGGAAGTCGGCCTCAAGGTTCCGCTGGTGGTGCGCCTGGAAGGCACCAATGCCGAGCTCGGCAAGAAGATCATCAATGACAGCGGCCTCAACGTGGTGTCGGCCGATGATCTCGATGACGCGGCCAAGAAGATCGTGGCGGCGGTGAAGGGCTGA
- a CDS encoding cupin domain-containing protein — MPPRKINLVEAADQKISKVFDPHIAGDVNDSQAKVAKFGEAFDWHAHEHEDEAFLVLRGRIAIDFRDGPVELGEGDFMVVPRGVEHRPRSLTQEPVVLMFEPSTTLNTGNAKSDLTVTDLKRL, encoded by the coding sequence ATGCCTCCGCGCAAGATAAATCTGGTCGAGGCGGCGGATCAAAAGATCAGCAAGGTCTTCGATCCGCATATCGCCGGCGACGTCAACGACAGCCAGGCGAAGGTCGCCAAGTTCGGCGAGGCCTTCGACTGGCACGCGCATGAGCACGAGGACGAAGCCTTCCTCGTACTGCGCGGGCGCATTGCCATCGATTTCCGCGACGGTCCGGTCGAGCTTGGCGAGGGCGATTTCATGGTCGTGCCGCGTGGCGTCGAGCACCGGCCGCGTTCGCTGACCCAGGAGCCCGTGGTGCTGATGTTCGAGCCGTCGACGACGCTCAACACCGGCAATGCCAAGAGCGATCTTACCGTCACCGACCTGAAGCGGCTCTGA